The following proteins come from a genomic window of Paenibacillus spongiae:
- a CDS encoding ThuA domain-containing protein, translated as MKKALIVWGGWDGHQPEEVAAIFEKTLRQENFDVTVSNTLDAYSDKELMAQLDLIVPVWTMGSIEQSQLRPLLDTVHAGCGIAGCHGGMGDSFRNEVDYQFMVGGQWVAHPGNDGVLYEVNMTDAEDPLTKGIGDFEVRSEQYYMHVDPAIQVHATTLFGEVKMPVVWTKTWGQGRVYYNTLGHQANIVEMPQTLELMRRGFLWAAR; from the coding sequence ATGAAAAAAGCATTGATTGTTTGGGGCGGATGGGACGGCCATCAACCGGAGGAAGTGGCTGCGATATTCGAAAAAACGCTGCGTCAGGAGAATTTTGACGTTACGGTATCCAATACGCTGGATGCCTACAGCGATAAGGAGCTGATGGCCCAGCTCGATCTGATCGTTCCGGTGTGGACGATGGGCTCGATCGAACAGAGCCAGCTGCGTCCATTGCTGGATACGGTACATGCCGGCTGCGGGATTGCAGGCTGCCATGGCGGCATGGGAGATTCCTTCCGGAATGAGGTCGACTACCAGTTCATGGTCGGAGGACAGTGGGTGGCGCATCCGGGCAACGACGGCGTGCTGTACGAAGTGAATATGACCGATGCCGAGGATCCGTTAACGAAGGGGATTGGCGATTTCGAGGTGCGCTCGGAGCAATATTACATGCATGTCGATCCGGCGATACAAGTGCATGCAACCACCTTATTCGGTGAAGTGAAGATGCCTGTCGTCTGGACGAAAACGTGGGGGCAAGGCCGCGTGTATTACAACACTTTGGGCCATCAGGCGAATATTGTCGAGATGCCGCAAACCCTTGAATTAATGCGTCGCGGATTTTTATGGGCTGCACGCTAG
- a CDS encoding Gfo/Idh/MocA family protein, translated as MKPIKTGIIGCGNISRIYFTNLKKYPEIDLVAAADLDIERAQQRAEEFGIAKAYTVEQLLADPEIEIVVNLTIPKAHASVCLQALEAGKHVYVEKPVVVTREEGQQVLKLAAEKGLRVASAPETFLGGGIQTCRKLIDEGAIGQPVSASGFMLCGGHENWHPDPEFYYEVGGGPMFDMGPYYLTAFVTLLGPIRRVTGSAVITYPERTITSEKKHGKKITVETPTHIAGVLDFHNGAVGTLITSFDTMAGTALPNIEIHGSAGTLLVPDPNGFGGVVKLRRHGGDWEEIQLTHGNTDNNRGIGVADMARAIAEGREHRASGEMAYHVLEAMHGFHDASRDGKHYVMASTCDRPAPMPALDSQPK; from the coding sequence ATGAAGCCTATTAAAACCGGTATTATCGGCTGCGGCAATATTAGCCGCATCTATTTTACAAACCTGAAGAAGTACCCGGAGATCGATCTCGTAGCCGCCGCGGATCTGGATATCGAACGCGCTCAGCAGCGTGCCGAAGAGTTCGGTATTGCCAAAGCCTACACCGTTGAGCAGCTGCTTGCCGATCCGGAAATCGAAATCGTCGTCAACCTGACCATTCCGAAGGCGCATGCTTCCGTGTGCTTGCAGGCACTGGAAGCAGGCAAGCATGTCTATGTGGAGAAACCGGTCGTGGTCACCCGCGAGGAAGGACAGCAGGTCTTGAAGCTTGCTGCGGAGAAGGGGCTGCGCGTAGCAAGCGCGCCGGAGACCTTTCTTGGGGGCGGCATACAAACCTGCCGTAAGCTGATCGATGAAGGAGCCATTGGCCAGCCGGTATCGGCATCCGGCTTTATGCTCTGCGGGGGTCACGAGAACTGGCATCCGGATCCGGAATTTTATTACGAAGTCGGCGGCGGGCCGATGTTTGATATGGGGCCGTACTACCTGACGGCGTTCGTAACCCTGCTCGGACCAATTCGCCGCGTGACGGGTTCGGCCGTCATCACCTATCCGGAGCGGACCATTACGAGCGAGAAGAAACACGGCAAGAAGATTACGGTAGAGACGCCAACCCATATCGCGGGCGTGCTTGATTTCCATAACGGGGCAGTAGGAACGCTTATTACCAGCTTCGATACGATGGCTGGCACGGCGCTGCCGAATATCGAGATTCATGGCAGTGCGGGGACGCTTCTTGTGCCGGATCCGAACGGCTTCGGCGGCGTCGTGAAGCTGCGCCGACATGGCGGCGATTGGGAAGAAATTCAGCTCACGCACGGCAATACCGACAATAACCGCGGGATCGGGGTAGCCGATATGGCGCGCGCGATCGCCGAAGGGCGGGAGCACCGTGCCAGCGGGGAGATGGCCTACCATGTGCTGGAAGCGATGCATGGTTTCCATGATGCATCCCGTGACGGCAAGCATTATGTGATGGCGAGCACATGCGACCGGCCCGCGCCTATGCCGGCATTGGATTCGCAGCCGAAATAA
- the sspI gene encoding small acid-soluble spore protein SspI yields the protein MNNLDLRQAIVQRVQNKSGVELTEVIEDSIGSDERALPGLGVLFEIIWQHSSTPDQNKMVHALHSHLHNAEPAPPSPS from the coding sequence TTGAACAATCTCGATTTGCGCCAGGCCATCGTCCAGCGCGTACAGAATAAATCCGGCGTCGAGCTCACGGAGGTTATTGAAGACTCCATCGGCAGCGATGAGCGTGCTCTGCCTGGACTCGGTGTGCTGTTTGAAATTATTTGGCAGCACAGCTCTACACCCGATCAGAATAAAATGGTGCATGCGCTGCACAGTCATCTGCACAACGCCGAACCCGCACCGCCAAGCCCAAGCTGA
- a CDS encoding potassium channel family protein gives MAKMQYAVIGMGRFGSSVASALSNLGFEVMAIDSDEQKIQEVASIVTHAVSADTTDEEALRALGVRNFDVVVVAIGADIQASILTTLILKELGVPKLIVKAQNELHGKVLSKIGADKVVYPERDMGLRVAHHLISPNILDYIELSDDYSILEIKAPAQVVGKNLKQLDIRARFKCNVLAIKTGDSMNISPYAEDIIHEQDTLVIVGKNEDLTNLEITYAEG, from the coding sequence ATGGCGAAGATGCAGTATGCAGTCATCGGAATGGGACGTTTCGGCTCGAGCGTGGCCTCCGCTTTATCGAACCTTGGTTTCGAAGTGATGGCCATCGATTCGGACGAGCAGAAAATCCAGGAGGTTGCCAGTATCGTTACCCATGCCGTATCGGCAGACACGACCGACGAGGAGGCGCTGCGCGCGCTTGGCGTCCGGAATTTCGACGTCGTCGTGGTGGCGATCGGCGCCGATATTCAGGCCAGTATTTTAACGACGCTTATATTGAAGGAGCTCGGCGTGCCGAAGCTGATTGTGAAAGCGCAGAATGAGCTGCACGGCAAAGTTCTTAGCAAGATCGGGGCCGATAAGGTTGTCTACCCCGAACGTGATATGGGCCTGCGTGTCGCGCATCATCTGATCTCACCGAACATCCTGGATTACATTGAGCTTTCGGACGATTACAGTATTCTGGAGATAAAGGCGCCCGCCCAGGTGGTCGGCAAAAACTTGAAGCAGCTCGATATACGGGCTAGATTCAAGTGCAACGTTCTGGCGATCAAGACAGGGGATTCCATGAACATCTCCCCATATGCGGAGGATATTATCCATGAGCAGGACACCCTTGTAATCGTGGGCAAGAACGAAGATTTGACTAATTTAGAAATAACTTATGCGGAAGGCTGA
- a CDS encoding TrmH family RNA methyltransferase produces MGNNRILTINSVQNEKVKTYASLLEKKHRDRSGKFLIEGVHLVQEALMAAAAVETVVFDAERGMPSELEHLIADSGCELVEASPQVMAKCTATDTPPPVFGVVAKKDVDSGTLYGASSLVVVLDGVRDPGNVGTIIRSADAVGADAVVLGKGCVDLYNPKTVRSTMGSLFHLPVMEGDLAQLLPAAKEHGIRLAGTSLQAEDTCYSYDWRGATWLLLGNESSGLSEETLAQVDDRIIIPMHGRSESLNVAMAATVVLYEALRQRRYSF; encoded by the coding sequence GTGGGTAATAACCGTATTTTAACCATAAATTCCGTGCAGAACGAGAAAGTGAAGACATACGCTTCACTTCTGGAGAAGAAGCACCGGGACAGAAGCGGGAAGTTTCTAATCGAAGGGGTTCACCTCGTGCAGGAGGCTCTTATGGCCGCTGCCGCGGTGGAGACTGTCGTATTCGATGCGGAGCGGGGAATGCCGTCCGAATTAGAGCATCTGATCGCAGACTCCGGCTGTGAGCTGGTGGAAGCCTCGCCGCAAGTGATGGCGAAGTGTACGGCGACCGATACGCCGCCGCCCGTGTTCGGCGTTGTCGCCAAGAAGGACGTGGATAGCGGTACGCTGTATGGGGCCTCCTCGCTCGTTGTCGTATTGGATGGCGTGCGCGATCCGGGCAATGTGGGGACGATCATCCGCAGCGCGGATGCAGTCGGCGCCGATGCTGTCGTGCTCGGCAAGGGCTGCGTCGATCTCTATAACCCGAAGACGGTCCGTTCGACGATGGGCTCCTTGTTTCATCTGCCCGTCATGGAAGGCGATCTGGCTCAGCTGCTGCCCGCGGCGAAGGAGCATGGAATCCGTCTGGCCGGGACAAGCCTTCAGGCAGAGGATACCTGCTACAGCTACGATTGGCGCGGGGCGACCTGGCTGCTGCTAGGCAATGAGTCCAGCGGCTTGTCGGAAGAAACGCTCGCGCAGGTAGACGATCGCATTATCATCCCGATGCACGGGCGATCGGAATCGCTGAACGTCGCGATGGCGGCGACGGTCGTGCTGTATGAGGCGCTGCGTCAGAGGCGATATTCATTCTAG
- a CDS encoding GbsR/MarR family transcriptional regulator codes for MIEAIAETMDLYGGTHSSGKLYGIMFFENRPMTLDEMKTQMNMSKSNMSYAVRALVESRMVKKLDEKQERKELHAAEVDFFLAFRNFFSHKLQREADVMTEAIDQALPELTELILKEHITDEERKLALQDLHKLRHAKNYYEWLQQFVDALRRGDFFKDGSAET; via the coding sequence ATGATCGAAGCCATAGCGGAAACGATGGATTTATACGGCGGCACACATTCGTCAGGTAAGCTGTATGGCATTATGTTCTTTGAGAACCGGCCAATGACGCTCGACGAGATGAAGACGCAGATGAACATGAGCAAAAGCAACATGAGCTATGCAGTAAGGGCGCTTGTTGAATCCCGGATGGTCAAAAAGCTGGATGAAAAGCAGGAACGAAAAGAGCTGCATGCTGCAGAGGTCGATTTTTTTCTGGCCTTTCGAAATTTCTTCTCGCATAAGCTGCAGCGTGAAGCGGATGTGATGACGGAGGCTATCGATCAGGCTCTTCCCGAGTTGACCGAGCTAATTCTTAAGGAGCATATTACCGACGAGGAACGGAAGCTTGCGCTTCAGGATCTGCATAAGCTCCGGCATGCGAAGAATTATTACGAATGGCTGCAGCAGTTTGTCGATGCCTTGCGCCGAGGGGATTTTTTTAAAGACGGCTCCGCCGAAACATAA